One region of Synechococcus elongatus PCC 11801 genomic DNA includes:
- a CDS encoding high light inducible protein has protein sequence MAPIDSRELNLTDVSETDVTPLVPKEELNAWKRGFTPQAEIWNGRFAMLGVTLVLATVLILNWGWLGF, from the coding sequence ATGGCCCCCATTGATAGCCGCGAACTCAACCTCACTGATGTCTCGGAGACTGACGTCACGCCGCTGGTTCCCAAAGAGGAGCTGAATGCTTGGAAGCGCGGCTTTACGCCTCAAGCCGAGATTTGGAATGGGCGCTTTGCCATGTTAGGCGTCACCCTTGTCTTGGCAACCGTCTTGATCCTCAACTGGGGCTGGCTGGGATTCTAA
- a CDS encoding lysophospholipid acyltransferase family protein has product MLLSPASDLLEDHQPMLQCQQSRVSGWLAPLAYQLVGRLVLPCHFAEINIAGTENIPRSGPVILAPTHRSRWDALMVPHAVGRRTSGRDVRFMVSANEMRGLQGWFIWRLGGFPVDTDRPGIASVRYGVELLQQQEMVVVFPEGGIFQDRQVHPLKLGPARMALQAQHLGQQPVEIVPIGLVYSDLQPRRGSRCSIRIGQPLSTQGYQHLSPKQGAIALTHELADHLGRLHQQALHHLAPCQEPLMPLPPSQELL; this is encoded by the coding sequence ATGCTGCTGTCTCCTGCCTCTGATCTGCTCGAGGATCATCAACCCATGCTGCAGTGTCAGCAGTCTCGCGTCTCTGGCTGGTTGGCCCCGCTGGCCTATCAACTGGTCGGGCGACTTGTTTTGCCCTGTCACTTTGCCGAGATCAACATCGCGGGCACTGAAAATATTCCTCGCAGTGGACCAGTCATCCTTGCCCCTACTCACCGATCGCGCTGGGATGCTCTGATGGTGCCTCATGCCGTGGGGCGGCGAACGTCAGGTCGTGATGTGCGGTTCATGGTTTCAGCCAACGAGATGCGCGGCCTCCAAGGCTGGTTTATCTGGCGACTGGGCGGCTTCCCCGTCGATACCGATCGCCCCGGTATCGCCAGCGTCCGCTACGGCGTCGAGCTGCTACAGCAACAAGAGATGGTGGTTGTCTTCCCAGAAGGCGGCATCTTTCAGGATCGGCAGGTACATCCGCTCAAGCTGGGGCCGGCGCGAATGGCCTTGCAAGCTCAGCACTTGGGTCAGCAGCCCGTTGAGATCGTGCCGATTGGTTTGGTCTACAGCGACCTGCAACCGCGACGGGGCAGCCGTTGCAGCATTCGCATTGGTCAGCCCCTCTCCACCCAAGGCTACCAGCATCTTTCCCCCAAGCAAGGAGCGATCGCGCTCACCCACGAACTAGCCGATCATCTAGGTCGACTGCACCAGCAAGCCCTCCATCACCTAGCCCCTTGTCAGGAACCTTTGATGCCGTTGCCGCCGTCCCAAGAGTTGCTCTAG
- the menA gene encoding 2-carboxy-1,4-naphthoquinone phytyltransferase, whose amino-acid sequence MQTAPPKNSRLWLAALKPPMYSVAIMPIVLGTAIAYWETSQINWATALRFGLAAVLILLWENLCNDVFDAATGIDRRKYHSLVNLTGQRWGLFWLAQGCLVTGLALITAIAQTQGWLILGLILVCCLLGYLYQGPPFRLGYRGLGEFLCFPAFGPLAVSAVYFSQSGTFSSTALWASISLGLSTTLVLFCSHFHQIDDDLAAGKRSPIVRLGTARAAQLLPWACGLTLAAIAGPLIAGIFPVWTAIALLSFWPAQSLCQYVQRWHSQPEPISRAKFLAIHFQFWSALSLSLGFVLARQWI is encoded by the coding sequence ATGCAGACTGCTCCGCCAAAAAATAGCCGACTTTGGCTTGCGGCTCTGAAACCACCCATGTACAGCGTGGCGATTATGCCGATTGTGCTAGGAACGGCGATCGCCTACTGGGAAACTAGCCAAATCAATTGGGCAACCGCGCTGCGTTTTGGCCTTGCTGCTGTATTGATCCTGCTTTGGGAAAACCTCTGCAACGACGTTTTTGATGCAGCTACGGGGATCGATCGCCGGAAGTATCACTCGCTCGTTAACCTGACGGGTCAGCGATGGGGCTTGTTTTGGCTAGCCCAAGGCTGCTTAGTCACCGGCTTAGCTCTGATTACGGCGATCGCTCAAACCCAAGGCTGGTTGATTCTGGGGCTCATTCTCGTCTGCTGTTTGTTGGGCTATCTCTACCAAGGTCCCCCTTTCCGATTAGGCTACCGAGGACTGGGGGAGTTTCTGTGCTTTCCTGCCTTTGGGCCTCTGGCAGTCTCGGCAGTCTACTTCAGTCAGTCAGGCACTTTTTCTAGCACCGCTCTCTGGGCATCGATCAGCCTTGGCTTGAGTACCACCCTCGTTTTGTTCTGTTCGCATTTTCATCAAATTGATGACGACCTAGCCGCTGGTAAGAGGTCGCCAATCGTCCGATTAGGGACAGCCCGTGCTGCCCAACTTCTCCCTTGGGCTTGTGGACTGACCTTAGCCGCGATCGCGGGACCGCTCATCGCAGGTATTTTTCCGGTCTGGACTGCGATCGCCTTGCTCAGCTTCTGGCCTGCGCAATCGCTTTGCCAATATGTACAACGGTGGCATTCACAGCCAGAACCTATCAGTCGTGCAAAATTTTTAGCGATTCACTTTCAGTTTTGGAGTGCTCTTTCCCTCAGCTTGGGATTTGTTTTGGCTCGTCAGTGGATCTAG
- a CDS encoding SH3 domain-containing protein has translation MLSTLLVTTLLAAVPEPPKIACAPLVNYPARVTTYYNRSRVFLRSTPDRKDWRNIQGSILNGRSGMVLQEQEVDQELWYLVEFSRGANDQFRGWIRSDYLAGQHCGVIATP, from the coding sequence ATGTTGTCCACCCTTCTCGTCACAACCCTTCTGGCAGCTGTGCCAGAACCCCCCAAAATCGCCTGTGCTCCGCTGGTCAACTATCCGGCGCGGGTCACCACTTACTACAATCGCTCACGGGTGTTCCTGCGATCGACCCCCGATCGCAAGGATTGGCGCAATATCCAAGGCTCAATTCTCAATGGGCGATCGGGCATGGTTCTACAAGAGCAGGAAGTCGACCAAGAGCTTTGGTATCTCGTCGAGTTTTCTCGCGGCGCCAACGATCAATTCCGGGGCTGGATCCGCAGTGACTATCTCGCCGGCCAGCATTGCGGAGTTATTGCGACACCGTGA
- a CDS encoding GNAT family N-acetyltransferase — protein MQITYKYNVEIAIEVAIELYQRSTLGERRPIDRLDIFEGMLKNADVTISAWHGDRLVGISRALTDFTYVAYLADLAVDQDYQKRGIGKQLIEETQKQLAKECMIVLIAAPQANEYYSKIGFQHHPRAWVLPGVSE, from the coding sequence GTGCAGATTACCTATAAATATAATGTAGAAATCGCAATTGAGGTGGCCATAGAACTCTACCAAAGATCAACTCTAGGAGAGCGCCGTCCCATCGATCGCTTAGATATTTTTGAGGGCATGTTAAAAAATGCTGATGTCACTATTTCGGCATGGCATGGCGATCGGCTCGTTGGTATCTCCAGAGCACTGACAGACTTTACCTATGTCGCTTATCTTGCCGATCTTGCAGTTGATCAAGACTATCAAAAACGTGGTATTGGCAAACAACTGATTGAGGAAACTCAAAAACAGTTAGCTAAGGAATGCATGATTGTACTGATTGCAGCGCCACAGGCAAATGAATATTACTCAAAAATCGGATTTCAACATCATCCAAGGGCATGGGTTTTGCCTGGGGTTAGTGAGTGA
- a CDS encoding glycosyltransferase — protein sequence MGSASSSRRIYIGTEANQYLAEQTLIYSIRKHLSDPSIEIIPLTQTQRRVGGTRFGFVRFTLPQAMGYQGKALYLDADQLALTDLAPLFDLLPEDKAIACVYEAEGLYNGKPHVHTWHTSVMLLDCAQLPWQPDELFALVVPNKQEPLPGQIRYRNFMELQWFEQDRIAKLPPSWNHFNIVTPETNIVHFSHVRSQPWKNPRHELTDFWLGYLREAIEAGYLRRRDVVSAVAWGHVHPWTLKAIA from the coding sequence ATGGGTAGCGCTTCTTCTTCTCGCCGCATCTACATTGGCACGGAAGCCAATCAGTATTTGGCAGAGCAGACCCTGATCTATTCGATCCGCAAACACCTTTCGGATCCCAGTATTGAGATCATTCCACTCACCCAAACCCAGCGCCGAGTTGGGGGCACACGTTTTGGCTTCGTCCGCTTCACGCTGCCACAAGCCATGGGCTATCAGGGTAAGGCACTCTACCTCGATGCCGATCAGCTAGCGCTGACGGATCTGGCTCCTCTGTTCGATCTCTTGCCTGAGGATAAGGCGATCGCCTGTGTCTATGAAGCCGAAGGTCTCTACAATGGCAAGCCCCACGTCCATACTTGGCACACCAGCGTGATGCTACTGGACTGTGCGCAACTACCGTGGCAACCTGACGAGCTCTTTGCCTTGGTGGTCCCCAACAAACAGGAACCCTTGCCCGGACAAATTCGCTATCGCAACTTTATGGAGCTGCAGTGGTTTGAACAAGATCGCATCGCCAAGCTACCACCCAGTTGGAATCACTTCAACATCGTGACGCCAGAGACGAACATTGTTCACTTCTCCCATGTCCGCAGCCAGCCTTGGAAAAATCCTCGGCATGAGCTGACAGATTTTTGGCTGGGTTACTTGAGAGAAGCGATCGAAGCTGGTTATCTACGGCGGCGGGATGTAGTCTCAGCAGTGGCATGGGGACACGTTCACCCCTGGACACTCAAAGCGATCGCTTAG
- a CDS encoding VOC family protein, translating into MRLASIVIYVSDVPKAMQFYTKAFGFEVNFLDPDVQFPGRISGRQYQFGELKIPGGTVQFGTPALGALLMPGFPEASVSTSVELALYTDDVASVFYQAIQIGGEALRYPEVMPWGQTVAYLRSPEGTYIAICTSPVINNAES; encoded by the coding sequence ATGAGACTTGCTTCGATAGTGATTTATGTCAGCGATGTCCCAAAAGCCATGCAGTTTTATACAAAGGCTTTTGGCTTTGAGGTCAACTTTCTTGATCCAGATGTCCAATTCCCTGGTCGTATCTCAGGCCGACAGTATCAGTTTGGGGAGCTAAAAATTCCGGGAGGCACAGTACAATTTGGTACGCCTGCTCTGGGAGCACTGCTCATGCCAGGATTCCCTGAGGCATCGGTGTCTACTTCGGTAGAGCTTGCATTGTATACAGATGATGTTGCATCTGTCTTTTATCAAGCAATTCAGATAGGCGGTGAAGCGCTGCGTTATCCCGAAGTCATGCCTTGGGGGCAAACTGTAGCGTATTTGCGCAGTCCCGAGGGGACTTATATCGCCATTTGCACCTCTCCTGTCATCAATAATGCAGAGAGCTGA
- a CDS encoding ABC transporter ATP-binding protein, whose product MASFALELRQLRKAYSPSVVPVANLSLQLQPGEFLTLLGPSGCGKSTTLRLIAGLDQPTSGSLWLGDREITNLPPGDRDMAMVFQSYALYPHLSVRQNLTLGLQIRRMPLAEIEQRLQQVAHNLELEHLLDRRPAQLSGGQRQRVALGRALVRQPSVFLLDEPLSNLDALLREQVRAQMKALFSQQASPVVYVTHDQTEALSLSHRIAILNGGHLQQLDSPDRIYQAPANAFVAGFIGSPRMNLLPLPVQSGQAWLGTHALPTPPHLASRSQVLWGLRPEHLKVATADADLAIPVQLQLTENLGMQRLLTVAIAATPELQLRLLVPTDQPIPTDLQVTFDPQTQHWFCPITGDRL is encoded by the coding sequence ATGGCGTCATTTGCCCTCGAACTGCGTCAACTCCGTAAGGCCTACAGTCCGAGTGTGGTGCCGGTGGCGAACCTGTCGCTCCAGCTGCAGCCCGGTGAATTTCTGACACTGCTGGGACCGTCAGGCTGCGGTAAATCCACGACCTTGCGGCTGATTGCCGGCTTGGATCAACCGACCAGCGGCAGCCTCTGGCTGGGCGATCGCGAGATTACCAACCTGCCACCGGGCGATCGCGACATGGCGATGGTTTTCCAGAGCTATGCCCTCTATCCACACCTCAGCGTTCGCCAAAACCTGACGCTGGGGCTGCAAATTCGTCGCATGCCTCTAGCTGAAATTGAGCAGCGCCTCCAGCAGGTTGCCCACAATCTTGAACTGGAGCATCTGCTCGATCGCCGACCTGCTCAGTTAAGTGGTGGTCAGCGGCAACGGGTAGCTTTGGGGCGAGCCCTTGTGCGTCAGCCATCGGTTTTTCTGCTGGATGAACCCCTCAGTAACTTGGATGCGCTGCTGCGCGAACAGGTACGCGCTCAAATGAAGGCCCTGTTTAGCCAGCAAGCCTCGCCAGTGGTCTACGTCACCCATGACCAAACTGAAGCTCTCAGTCTGTCCCATCGGATTGCCATCCTCAACGGTGGTCATCTCCAGCAACTCGACAGCCCCGATCGCATTTACCAAGCGCCCGCTAATGCCTTTGTGGCTGGTTTTATCGGCAGCCCTCGCATGAATCTGCTGCCGCTGCCCGTTCAATCTGGCCAAGCTTGGTTGGGGACCCATGCTCTACCAACGCCCCCTCATCTCGCCTCGCGATCGCAGGTGTTGTGGGGATTACGGCCCGAACATCTCAAGGTCGCAACTGCAGATGCGGACTTGGCCATTCCGGTCCAGCTGCAGCTGACTGAGAATCTGGGCATGCAGCGCTTATTGACCGTGGCGATCGCGGCGACACCCGAATTGCAACTACGCCTACTCGTGCCTACGGATCAGCCGATCCCAACGGATCTGCAGGTGACATTCGATCCGCAAACCCAGCACTGGTTTTGTCCGATAACGGGCGATCGCCTTTAG
- the arsS gene encoding arsenosugar biosynthesis radical SAM (seleno)protein ArsS (Some members of this family are selenoproteins.) — translation MPATSSVSPVASPLLSPFQDKLRSPLTKSSIHTLQINLGKRCNLACSHCHVEAGPKRTEELTEEVCQQLITLIQRFPQIQVVDLTGGAPEMLYGFRPLVEAARQADKAVIVRSNLTIYFEPGFEDLPEYCAQKQVRIVASLPCYLSDNVDKMRGHGVYDASIRALQKLTQLDYGSHPQLILDLVYNPPLPTQESQFRLTPNQEGLEQDYKAFLKEQFGIQFNHLLTITNLPIGRTGEFLKRQDLYEPYLQFLSNHFNPDTVDGLMCRQQLSVDYQGQIYDCDFNQMAELPALTPEGQPLTITDLLASDRLDHIIAIQTRDYCYGCTAGSGSSCGGALL, via the coding sequence ATGCCTGCAACCTCTTCTGTCAGTCCAGTCGCTAGTCCCTTGTTATCTCCCTTTCAAGACAAGCTGCGATCGCCCTTGACGAAGAGCAGCATTCATACACTGCAGATCAATTTAGGAAAGCGCTGTAATTTAGCCTGTAGTCACTGTCACGTTGAAGCAGGACCAAAGCGTACAGAAGAGCTTACGGAAGAAGTTTGCCAGCAACTGATTACTCTCATTCAGCGGTTTCCCCAGATTCAAGTTGTTGACTTGACGGGTGGTGCACCGGAAATGCTGTATGGCTTTCGGCCTTTGGTAGAAGCTGCTCGTCAAGCTGATAAAGCTGTGATTGTGCGATCGAACCTCACGATTTACTTTGAGCCAGGCTTTGAAGACCTACCAGAGTATTGCGCTCAAAAGCAAGTGCGAATCGTAGCCTCACTCCCTTGCTATCTTTCCGACAACGTCGACAAGATGCGAGGCCATGGTGTTTATGACGCCTCGATTCGAGCCTTGCAAAAACTGACCCAGCTCGATTACGGCAGCCATCCTCAGTTGATTTTGGATCTGGTGTATAATCCTCCCCTTCCGACTCAAGAGAGCCAGTTTCGATTAACCCCAAATCAAGAAGGTCTTGAACAAGACTATAAGGCTTTCTTAAAAGAGCAGTTTGGGATTCAATTTAATCATCTCCTGACGATCACCAATTTACCTATTGGTCGTACTGGAGAGTTTCTCAAACGACAAGATCTCTATGAGCCCTATCTACAATTTCTCTCGAATCACTTTAATCCTGATACCGTTGATGGCTTAATGTGTCGTCAGCAGCTTTCGGTTGATTATCAGGGCCAAATTTACGATTGTGATTTCAATCAAATGGCAGAGTTACCTGCATTAACTCCTGAAGGGCAACCGCTCACTATTACTGACTTGCTCGCCAGCGATCGCCTCGATCATATTATTGCGATTCAAACACGAGACTACTGTTATGGATGCACTGCGGGATCAGGATCTAGCTGTGGGGGTGCTCTTCTGTAA
- the gmk gene encoding guanylate kinase: MSIGRVVVLTGPSGVGKGTLLKAILAQHPEAFLSISATTRSPRSGEVDGQHYYFLSRADFQAKIAEREFLEWAEFAGNLYGTPRSPVIEQVNQGRTVILEIELEGARQVRQTLPTARQVMLLPPSIEELERRIRERATEDEVAIARRLDRAQAEISAAKEFDRCVINDQLDSAIAALEDAIFA, encoded by the coding sequence ATGAGTATTGGTCGTGTAGTGGTCTTGACTGGACCGAGTGGCGTGGGGAAGGGCACCCTGTTGAAAGCAATTTTGGCCCAGCATCCCGAGGCCTTTCTCTCAATTTCGGCCACAACGCGATCGCCCCGTTCTGGCGAAGTGGATGGTCAGCACTACTATTTCCTCAGTCGGGCAGACTTCCAAGCCAAAATTGCCGAGCGTGAGTTTTTGGAATGGGCAGAATTTGCTGGCAATCTCTATGGCACCCCGCGATCACCGGTGATTGAGCAGGTCAATCAGGGGCGGACCGTCATTCTCGAAATTGAACTTGAGGGTGCCCGCCAAGTCCGCCAAACCCTGCCAACTGCTCGGCAAGTGATGCTGCTACCGCCCAGTATCGAAGAGCTCGAGCGCCGCATTCGTGAACGGGCCACCGAAGATGAGGTCGCGATCGCTCGGCGTCTCGACCGGGCCCAAGCAGAAATCAGCGCGGCCAAGGAGTTTGACCGCTGCGTGATCAATGACCAATTGGACAGCGCGATCGCAGCACTCGAGGACGCTATTTTTGCTTAG
- a CDS encoding cytochrome P450: MLPPGPSQPALIQTLRIITQPVSFLLSCADRYGDWFTLRVLGPQSPPVVFVSDPEAILAIFGTLADQLELGRIADVFRPLVGNESLIMQNGDRHRQQRQILMPALQGERLFDYTPAMRAITEAAIAEWPLGQSLDLRRQMSHISLAVILQVVFGLTPGPRYRDLYHRLDHLLEAITDPLYSLQFFWPALQQDWGNWSPWGRFCRHREAIDALITAEIQEGRQSQQPRQDVLELLLAARDREGQPLSDQELRDQLMTLLLLGHETTASALTWAVFWLLRHPDCLARLQAELAAIGPNDRAIAKAPYLDAVCREALRLQPIALIAQPRLVATPLSLGGYDFASGTILVPCVMTAHRRAETYPNPEQFQPDRFLERRFSNGEFLPFGGGQRSCIGMALSLIEMKVVLATLLRRCQLAEVSRQPVRPLRRGITFVPSHHFRIQVQQWHNPSAQTAIASV; encoded by the coding sequence ATGTTGCCTCCTGGCCCTTCGCAACCGGCGCTGATACAAACCCTACGCATCATCACCCAACCTGTCTCCTTTCTGCTGAGCTGCGCCGATCGCTACGGGGACTGGTTCACACTGCGCGTGTTGGGACCGCAATCGCCACCTGTGGTCTTTGTCAGTGATCCCGAGGCGATTCTGGCGATCTTTGGAACGTTGGCCGATCAGCTGGAGCTCGGACGAATTGCCGATGTGTTTCGGCCCTTGGTTGGCAACGAATCCCTGATTATGCAAAACGGCGATCGCCACCGCCAGCAGCGCCAGATTTTGATGCCTGCTCTGCAAGGTGAACGACTATTCGACTACACACCGGCGATGCGAGCAATTACCGAGGCCGCGATCGCCGAGTGGCCGCTGGGGCAGTCCTTAGATCTGCGGCGGCAAATGTCCCACATTTCCCTGGCCGTGATTCTGCAAGTGGTGTTTGGTCTGACGCCCGGACCACGCTACCGCGATCTCTACCACCGCCTCGACCATCTGCTGGAGGCGATTACCGATCCCCTCTATTCCCTGCAATTTTTCTGGCCAGCTCTGCAGCAGGATTGGGGTAACTGGAGCCCCTGGGGGCGCTTCTGTCGGCACCGTGAAGCGATCGATGCCCTCATCACCGCCGAAATTCAGGAGGGTCGCCAGAGTCAGCAGCCCCGTCAGGATGTGCTGGAGCTGCTGCTGGCTGCCCGCGATCGCGAGGGTCAACCGCTCAGTGATCAGGAACTGCGGGATCAGTTGATGACCTTGCTCTTGTTGGGCCACGAAACCACGGCTTCTGCTTTGACCTGGGCGGTCTTTTGGCTGCTGCGTCATCCCGATTGTTTAGCGCGACTCCAAGCAGAACTGGCAGCGATCGGCCCTAATGACCGCGCGATCGCTAAAGCGCCTTATCTGGATGCCGTTTGCCGTGAGGCTCTGCGGCTGCAACCAATCGCGCTGATTGCCCAGCCTCGCCTTGTGGCAACTCCGCTCTCCTTGGGTGGCTATGACTTTGCATCCGGCACGATTTTAGTGCCCTGTGTCATGACTGCCCATCGCCGGGCCGAAACTTATCCCAATCCTGAGCAGTTCCAGCCCGATCGCTTCTTAGAACGCCGTTTTTCCAACGGTGAATTTTTGCCCTTTGGCGGCGGGCAACGCAGCTGCATTGGCATGGCGCTATCGCTGATTGAGATGAAAGTGGTGCTGGCAACGCTGCTCCGCCGCTGTCAACTGGCGGAAGTCAGTCGCCAACCTGTCCGGCCCCTGCGGCGCGGAATTACATTTGTGCCCTCGCACCACTTCCGGATCCAGGTGCAGCAGTGGCACAATCCCTCTGCACAGACTGCGATCGCCTCAGTCTGA
- a CDS encoding pyridoxine 5'-phosphate synthase — protein sequence MPTLGVNIDHVATIRQARRTVEPDPIAAAVLAELAGAEGITAHLREDRRHIQDRDVRLLRQTVRTRLNLEMAATDEMVAIALEIRPDYVTLVPERREEVTTEGGLNVVGQRDRLTGIVDQLQSAGIPVSLFIDAEPEQIAAAAAIQAQWIELHTGRYAEAEGEAAQTQELAALRQGCEQAIAAGLRINAGHGLTYWNVYPVAQLPGMEELNIGHTIISRAVLVGLERAVREMKLAMRGQL from the coding sequence TTGCCAACCCTAGGCGTCAACATTGACCACGTTGCCACGATTCGCCAAGCTCGTCGAACCGTTGAACCGGATCCAATCGCCGCTGCGGTACTGGCTGAGCTAGCGGGTGCAGAAGGCATTACCGCCCATCTCCGAGAGGACCGGCGACACATTCAAGATCGGGATGTGCGTTTACTCAGGCAGACGGTGCGCACCCGCCTCAACTTAGAGATGGCGGCGACGGATGAAATGGTCGCGATCGCGCTGGAAATTCGCCCCGACTACGTCACCTTGGTGCCGGAACGGCGCGAAGAAGTGACCACAGAAGGCGGCCTGAATGTGGTGGGGCAACGCGATCGACTGACGGGGATCGTCGATCAGCTCCAGTCGGCTGGAATTCCTGTCAGCTTGTTTATTGATGCAGAACCCGAGCAAATTGCGGCAGCAGCAGCGATCCAAGCACAGTGGATCGAGTTGCATACAGGACGCTATGCCGAGGCTGAGGGAGAAGCGGCTCAAACGCAAGAACTGGCTGCCTTGCGTCAAGGCTGTGAGCAGGCGATCGCAGCAGGCTTACGTATCAATGCTGGGCATGGGCTGACTTACTGGAATGTCTATCCCGTTGCTCAGTTACCGGGTATGGAAGAACTCAATATTGGTCATACGATCATCAGCCGAGCCGTCTTGGTCGGACTCGAGCGAGCTGTGCGAGAGATGAAGCTAGCGATGCGCGGTCAGCTCTGA
- a CDS encoding flavin monoamine oxidase family protein, translating into MRFSRRRFLQSSLGAAATTGLAGSLAAGGQAQTRSTPVRKRSVLVLGAGMAGLTAALSLLRRGHQVTVIEYQDRIGGRLLSVPLKGGQFSEAGGGHLRANMPYVLSYIRHFKLPLLTLNDGLPRYLFDGKTADAANLSRWPWGLTPQERRVGVASLLNTYLILNGLDTDTVLDANWPDAQAIQQLDNLTLAQLIRQVGGSDAFIQLLDAHGGTFTSSSPALGVIPDLAYHFGDQNLFRIQGGNDRLPKAMATAIGSERFVLGAPVVAIEQQANRVTVTVKDGRTFQGDAVISTIPFTVLPEVAVRPGWSAGKRRMFAEMEWEQTVKVIAQTRSPVWLAQNVHGWPMAGSDRPWERVIDITGNEGGGYGNTFFYLNGRNKDAMLARPKSERAQAIVDQFRADLPDLFDEVVTLADFAWGEQPWIRGSFGGPPLGGAWMIGEWTTPEGLIHFAGDFTTMKSGWVEGAIESGLRAARQIDPDAQPEADTFLRQEQRCT; encoded by the coding sequence ATGCGCTTTAGCCGTCGTCGTTTTCTGCAGTCGAGCCTTGGTGCGGCAGCAACTACCGGTCTGGCGGGCTCCTTGGCAGCAGGTGGACAAGCCCAAACCCGTTCTACACCAGTCAGAAAGCGATCGGTGCTAGTGCTGGGCGCTGGTATGGCGGGGCTAACTGCAGCCCTCTCACTGCTGCGACGCGGCCATCAAGTCACGGTCATCGAATACCAAGACCGGATTGGTGGGCGCCTCCTCTCAGTGCCTCTCAAAGGCGGTCAGTTTAGCGAAGCGGGTGGGGGACACTTGCGGGCCAATATGCCCTACGTGCTCAGCTACATCCGGCACTTCAAGCTTCCGTTGCTCACACTCAACGACGGTTTGCCCCGTTACCTGTTCGATGGCAAGACGGCAGATGCAGCCAACCTCAGTCGCTGGCCCTGGGGTTTGACCCCGCAAGAGCGACGGGTCGGTGTCGCCTCACTCTTGAACACCTACCTGATTCTCAATGGACTAGACACGGATACGGTTCTTGATGCCAATTGGCCCGATGCCCAAGCCATTCAGCAACTTGATAATCTGACGCTGGCTCAGCTCATCCGCCAAGTGGGGGGCTCAGACGCGTTCATTCAGCTGCTTGATGCCCACGGCGGTACGTTCACCAGTAGTTCACCAGCATTGGGTGTCATTCCCGATCTGGCTTACCATTTCGGCGATCAAAACCTATTTCGCATTCAAGGGGGTAATGATCGACTACCCAAGGCCATGGCCACAGCGATCGGCTCGGAGCGGTTTGTCCTCGGAGCCCCCGTCGTCGCAATCGAGCAACAGGCGAACCGAGTCACCGTTACGGTCAAAGATGGACGGACATTCCAAGGAGATGCAGTCATTTCTACCATCCCCTTTACAGTCTTGCCGGAAGTAGCAGTTCGGCCGGGCTGGTCGGCAGGTAAACGGCGGATGTTTGCTGAGATGGAATGGGAGCAGACTGTCAAGGTAATTGCTCAGACGCGATCGCCCGTTTGGTTAGCCCAAAATGTCCATGGTTGGCCGATGGCTGGATCCGATCGTCCTTGGGAGCGAGTGATCGACATCACTGGTAATGAGGGCGGCGGTTACGGCAATACGTTCTTCTATCTCAACGGTCGTAATAAAGATGCCATGCTGGCTCGACCCAAATCGGAGCGCGCTCAGGCGATCGTCGATCAGTTCCGGGCAGATTTGCCCGATCTTTTTGATGAGGTAGTAACGCTTGCTGATTTCGCTTGGGGTGAGCAACCCTGGATTCGGGGTTCCTTCGGTGGGCCACCGCTGGGCGGGGCTTGGATGATTGGCGAGTGGACAACGCCGGAGGGCTTGATTCACTTTGCTGGTGATTTCACGACGATGAAGTCTGGCTGGGTAGAAGGGGCGATCGAGTCGGGACTTCGAGCTGCACGACAAATTGATCCGGACGCACAGCCTGAAGCTGATACGTTCCTGCGGCAAGAACAACGCTGTACCTAA